The genomic stretch GCTGGGAGGCTGCGGCATCCTCGGCGTCGGCATCTGGCTGGCGGCCACGCAGGGGAACTTCGCCACCCTGTCCTCCTCCTTCCCGTCCCTGTCAGCCGCCAACCTGCTTATTGTCACCGGCACCTTTGTGATGGCCATCGGCTTTGTGGGCTGCATCGGGGCCATCAAGGAGAACAAATGCCTTCTGCTCACTTTCTtcgtgctgctgctgctggtgttcCTGCTGGAGGCCTCCCTCGCCATCCTCTTCTTCGCCTACACCGACAAGATCGACAGGTATGCACAGCGGGACCTGAAAAAGGGCCTACACCTGTATGGCACCCCGGGTAACGTGGGCCTCACCAACGCCTGGAGCATCATCCAGACAGACTTCCGCTGCTGCGGGGTCTCCAACTACACTG from Phocoena phocoena chromosome 6, mPhoPho1.1, whole genome shotgun sequence encodes the following:
- the LOC136124752 gene encoding tetraspanin-4 translates to MARGCLQGVKYLMFAFNLLFWLGGCGILGVGIWLAATQGNFATLSSSFPSLSAANLLIVTGTFVMAIGFVGCIGAIKENKCLLLTFFVLLLLVFLLEASLAILFFAYTDKIDRYAQRDLKKGLHLYGTPGNVGLTNAWSIIQTDFRCCGVSNYTDWFEVYNATRVPDSCCLEFSESCGLHAPGTWWKAPCYETVKVWLQENLLAVGVFGLCTALVQILGLTFAMTMYCQVVKADTYCA